From the Burkholderia glumae LMG 2196 = ATCC 33617 genome, one window contains:
- a CDS encoding phasin family protein, which produces MSLLTPEQIAAAHKANLESLFGLTSKAFESVEKLIELNVQVVKSTLAESQENAQRALSAKDAQELIALQASFAQPVAEKMLAYGRHLYDIASTTQAEFAKVAEAQFQEQNLKVQALVDNVAKNAPAGSETAVAALKSAINAANTTYETVQKATKQAVEIAESNFNAAAAVATKAANSAAAASRRTAAAAPKAV; this is translated from the coding sequence ATGTCCCTGTTGACCCCCGAGCAAATCGCCGCTGCCCACAAAGCCAATCTCGAAAGCCTGTTCGGCCTGACGTCGAAGGCGTTCGAAAGCGTCGAGAAGCTGATCGAGCTGAACGTGCAGGTTGTGAAGTCGACGCTCGCGGAAAGCCAGGAAAACGCGCAGCGCGCGCTGTCGGCCAAGGACGCGCAGGAACTGATCGCGCTGCAGGCAAGCTTTGCCCAGCCGGTGGCCGAGAAGATGCTGGCCTACGGCCGTCACCTGTACGACATCGCCTCGACCACGCAGGCCGAATTCGCGAAGGTTGCCGAAGCCCAGTTCCAGGAGCAGAACCTGAAGGTGCAGGCGCTCGTCGACAACGTCGCGAAGAACGCGCCGGCCGGCTCGGAAACGGCCGTTGCCGCACTGAAGTCGGCCATCAACGCCGCGAACACGACCTACGAAACGGTGCAGAAGGCCACCAAGCAGGCCGTCGAGATCGCCGAGTCGAACTTCAACGCCGCCGCCGCCGTCGCGACCAAGGCCGCCAACTCGGCTGCCGCTGCCTCGCGCCGCACGGCCGCCGCCGCGCCGAAGGCCGTCTGA
- the lpdA gene encoding dihydrolipoyl dehydrogenase, which yields MSLIEVKVPDIGDYNDIPVIEVLVKAGDTVEKEQSLVTLESDKATMDVPSSAAGVVKEVKVKVGDPVSQGTVIVVLEGAAEAAQPAAKAPEASAAKAAEKPAEKPAEKAAPQAGSYSGKADVECDMLVLGSGPGGYSAAFRSADLGMKTVLVERYATLGGVCLNVGCIPSKALLHTALVIDEAAALADHGITFGKPEVNLDKLRDFKSSVVKKLTVGLAGMAKARKVQVVSGVGSFVDPYHLEVEGEGGKTVVKFKQAIIAAGSQAVKLPFMPEDPRVIDSTGALELRQLPKRMLVIGGGIIGLEMATVYSTLGAEIDVVEMMDGLMMGADRDLVKVWEKYNAKRFGNVMLKTKTVGAEAKEDGIYVKFEGEKAPADAQRYDLVLVAVGRSPNGKKIGADKAGVAVTDRGFIEVDKQMRTNVPHIFAIGDIVGQPMLAHKAVHEGHVAAEAAHGEKAYFDALQIPSVAYTDPEVAWAGKTEDQLKAEGVKYGKAVFPWAASGRAIANGRDEGFTKLLFDEETHRVIGGGIVGLNAGDLISEVCLAVEMGADAEDIGKTIHPHPTLGESIGMAAELYEGVCTDLPPQRKK from the coding sequence ATGAGTCTCATCGAAGTCAAAGTGCCGGACATCGGCGATTACAACGATATTCCCGTCATCGAGGTGCTGGTGAAGGCGGGCGACACGGTCGAGAAGGAGCAATCGCTCGTCACGCTCGAATCGGACAAGGCGACGATGGACGTGCCGAGTTCGGCGGCCGGCGTCGTCAAGGAAGTGAAGGTCAAGGTCGGTGATCCGGTCTCGCAGGGCACGGTGATCGTCGTGCTCGAGGGCGCCGCCGAGGCGGCCCAGCCCGCTGCAAAGGCGCCCGAGGCGTCGGCCGCCAAGGCCGCCGAGAAGCCGGCTGAAAAACCCGCCGAGAAGGCCGCGCCGCAGGCCGGCAGCTACTCGGGCAAGGCCGACGTCGAATGCGACATGCTGGTGCTCGGCTCCGGCCCCGGCGGCTACTCGGCGGCGTTCCGCTCGGCCGATCTCGGCATGAAGACGGTGCTCGTCGAGCGTTACGCGACGCTCGGCGGCGTGTGCCTGAACGTCGGCTGCATCCCGTCGAAGGCGTTGCTGCACACCGCGCTGGTGATCGACGAGGCGGCTGCGCTGGCCGATCACGGCATCACGTTCGGCAAGCCCGAGGTCAATCTCGACAAGCTGCGCGACTTCAAGTCGAGCGTGGTCAAGAAGCTCACGGTCGGCCTCGCCGGCATGGCGAAGGCGCGTAAGGTCCAGGTGGTCTCGGGCGTCGGCAGCTTCGTCGATCCGTACCATCTCGAAGTCGAGGGCGAGGGCGGCAAGACCGTCGTCAAGTTCAAGCAGGCGATCATCGCGGCCGGCTCGCAGGCGGTGAAGCTGCCGTTCATGCCGGAGGACCCGCGCGTGATCGATTCGACCGGCGCGCTCGAATTGCGCCAGCTGCCCAAGCGCATGCTCGTCATCGGCGGCGGCATTATCGGCCTCGAAATGGCCACCGTCTACTCGACGCTCGGCGCCGAGATCGACGTGGTCGAAATGATGGACGGCCTGATGATGGGAGCCGACCGCGATCTCGTGAAGGTCTGGGAGAAGTACAACGCGAAGCGCTTCGGCAACGTGATGCTGAAGACCAAGACGGTGGGCGCCGAGGCGAAGGAAGACGGCATCTACGTCAAGTTCGAGGGGGAGAAGGCCCCTGCGGACGCGCAGCGTTACGACCTCGTGCTGGTGGCGGTCGGCCGCAGCCCGAACGGCAAGAAGATCGGTGCCGACAAGGCCGGCGTTGCGGTCACGGATCGCGGCTTCATCGAAGTCGACAAGCAGATGCGCACCAATGTGCCGCACATCTTCGCGATCGGCGACATCGTCGGCCAGCCGATGCTCGCCCACAAGGCCGTGCATGAAGGCCACGTCGCGGCCGAGGCCGCGCACGGCGAAAAGGCCTATTTCGACGCGCTGCAGATCCCGTCGGTGGCCTACACCGATCCGGAAGTGGCCTGGGCCGGCAAGACCGAGGACCAACTGAAGGCGGAAGGCGTCAAGTACGGCAAGGCGGTGTTCCCGTGGGCCGCGTCGGGCCGTGCAATCGCCAATGGCCGCGACGAGGGCTTCACGAAGCTCCTGTTCGACGAGGAAACGCATCGCGTGATCGGCGGCGGAATCGTCGGCCTGAACGCGGGCGACCTGATCAGCGAGGTATGCCTCGCGGTCGAGATGGGCGCCGACGCCGAAGACATCGGCAAGACGATCCATCCGCACCCGACGCTCGGCGAATCGATCGGGATGGCCGCCGAGCTGTACGAAGGCGTTTGCACCGACCTGCCGCCGCAGCGGAAGAAGTAA
- the aceF gene encoding dihydrolipoyllysine-residue acetyltransferase, protein MSQAIEVKVPDIGDYKDIPVIEVLVKAGDTVEAEQSLVTLESDKATMDVPSPSAGTVKEVKVKVGDTVSEGTLIVVFEGAGDAKAEAPKAEAPQAAAAPAKAEAPKADALAGGGTVEVKVPDIGDYKDIPVIEIGVKVGDTVEKEQSLVTLESDKATMDVPSPAAGTVKEIKVKVGDTVSEGALIVVLESGDAAPAAAPKAQAPKAEAPKAAPAPAAQASAPAPAPAPAPAPAPAASGRASHASPSVRKFARELGVDVGRVTGSGPKGRITKEDVTAFVKGVMTGQTAAPAGAAAPAGGGELNLLPWPKIDFTKFGPVEAQPLSRIKKISGANLHRNWVMIPHVTNNDEADITELEALRVQLNKENEKSGVKFTMLAFVIKAVVAALKKFPTFNASLDGDNLILKQYFHIGFAADTPNGLVVPVIRDADKKGLVDIAKEMADLSKAARDGKLKPDQMQGGCFSISSLGGIGGTHFTPIVNAPEVAILGLSRSAMKPVWDGKQFVPRLTLPMSLSYDHRVIDGAAAARFNAYLASILGDFRRVIL, encoded by the coding sequence ATGAGTCAAGCGATCGAAGTCAAGGTGCCGGATATCGGCGATTACAAGGACATCCCCGTCATCGAGGTGCTGGTGAAGGCGGGCGATACGGTGGAGGCCGAGCAATCGCTCGTCACGCTCGAGTCCGACAAGGCGACGATGGACGTGCCGAGCCCGTCGGCCGGCACGGTCAAGGAAGTGAAGGTCAAGGTGGGCGACACCGTGTCGGAAGGCACGCTGATCGTGGTGTTCGAAGGCGCGGGCGACGCCAAGGCGGAAGCGCCGAAGGCCGAGGCCCCGCAAGCGGCAGCCGCGCCGGCCAAGGCCGAGGCGCCGAAGGCCGACGCTTTGGCGGGCGGCGGCACGGTCGAGGTCAAGGTGCCGGACATCGGCGACTACAAGGACATTCCCGTCATCGAGATCGGCGTGAAGGTCGGCGACACGGTCGAGAAGGAGCAGTCGCTCGTCACGCTCGAATCGGACAAGGCGACGATGGACGTGCCGAGCCCGGCGGCCGGCACCGTCAAGGAAATCAAGGTCAAGGTCGGCGACACGGTATCCGAAGGCGCGCTGATCGTGGTGCTGGAAAGTGGCGACGCCGCGCCGGCTGCGGCTCCGAAGGCGCAAGCGCCGAAGGCCGAGGCGCCGAAGGCGGCGCCGGCCCCGGCCGCGCAGGCTTCGGCTCCGGCTCCGGCTCCGGCTCCGGCTCCGGCTCCGGCTCCGGCCGCGTCGGGCCGAGCGAGCCATGCTTCGCCGTCGGTGCGCAAGTTCGCGCGCGAGCTCGGCGTGGACGTCGGCCGCGTGACGGGTTCGGGTCCGAAGGGCCGCATCACGAAGGAAGACGTGACGGCGTTCGTGAAGGGCGTGATGACGGGCCAGACCGCGGCCCCGGCCGGCGCTGCCGCGCCGGCGGGCGGCGGCGAGCTGAACCTGCTGCCGTGGCCGAAGATCGACTTCACGAAGTTCGGCCCGGTCGAGGCGCAGCCGCTGTCGCGCATCAAGAAGATCTCGGGCGCGAACTTGCACCGCAACTGGGTCATGATCCCGCACGTCACCAACAACGACGAGGCGGACATCACCGAGCTCGAGGCGCTGCGCGTCCAGCTGAACAAGGAAAACGAGAAGTCGGGCGTGAAGTTCACGATGCTCGCCTTCGTCATCAAGGCCGTGGTCGCGGCGCTGAAGAAGTTCCCGACCTTCAACGCGAGCCTGGACGGCGACAACCTGATCCTCAAGCAGTACTTCCACATCGGGTTCGCCGCCGATACGCCGAACGGGCTGGTGGTGCCGGTGATCCGCGACGCGGACAAGAAGGGCCTCGTCGACATCGCCAAGGAAATGGCCGACCTGTCGAAGGCGGCCCGTGACGGCAAGCTCAAGCCCGACCAGATGCAGGGCGGCTGCTTCTCGATCTCGTCGCTGGGCGGCATCGGCGGCACGCATTTCACGCCGATCGTCAACGCGCCGGAAGTCGCGATTCTCGGTCTGTCGCGCAGTGCGATGAAGCCGGTCTGGGACGGCAAGCAGTTCGTGCCGCGCCTAACGCTGCCGATGTCGCTGTCATACGATCACCGCGTGATCGACGGCGCCGCAGCCGCGCGCTTCAACGCTTACCTGGCGTCGATCCTCGGCGATTTCCGCCGCGTGATTCTTTGA
- the aceE gene encoding pyruvate dehydrogenase (acetyl-transferring), homodimeric type: protein MSAVPNEVMKYVAAEQDDDSQETVEWLEALDGVISSVGPGRAHYLIEKQIEFARMHGEHLPFSANTPYINTIPVERQAKIPGDQDVEHRIRSYTRWNAIAMVLRAGKDTNVGGHIASFASAATLYDVGFNHFWHAPSEAHGGDLVFVQGHSSPGVYSRAFLLGRLSEEQLDNFRQEVGGNGISSYPHPWLMPDFWQFPTVSMGLGPIMAIYQARFMKYLEARGITKTAGRKVWAFLGDGETDEPESLGAIGMASRERLDNLVFVINCNLQRLDGPVRGNGKIIQELESEFRGAGWNVIKVIWGSRWDSLLARDKSGALMRRMMEVVDGEYQTYKSESGAFVREHFFNTPELKAMVADWSDDDIWNLNRGGHDPHKIYAAFHEASNTKGAPTVILAKTIKGYGMGEAGQAMNITHQQKKLPVEQLKRFRDQFRLPISDDVIADVPYLKFEEGSKELEYMRAHRQALGGYLPQRRQKAQSLPVPALDAFEPLLKGTGEGREISTTMAFVRILNILLKDKALGKRVVPIVPDESRTFGMEGLFRQIGIWNQQGQKYVPEDSDQLMFYKESETGQILQEGINEAGGMCDWIAAATSYSTHGEIMVPFYIFYSMFGFQRIGDLAWAAGDMRSRGFLLGGTAGRTTLNGEGLQHEDGHSLLWAASVPNCVSYDPTFGYELAVIIQNGLQRMVADQEDVYYYVTVMNENYEHPAIPQGEHVAADIIKGMYVFRKAEADQKAPRVQLLGAGTIFNEVIAAADLLKNDWGVAADLWSVPSFTELAREGHEVERWNLLNPTEERRLSHVQRLLKDTQGPVIASTDYVRALADQIRGQIDRRYVVLGTDGYGRSDTRKALRHFFEVDRHWVTVAALNALADEGTIDRKVVAEAIKKYGLDPSKPNPMTV, encoded by the coding sequence ATGTCCGCTGTACCCAACGAAGTGATGAAGTACGTCGCCGCCGAGCAGGACGACGATTCGCAAGAAACCGTCGAATGGCTGGAGGCACTGGACGGCGTGATCTCGTCGGTCGGTCCGGGCCGAGCGCATTACCTCATCGAAAAGCAGATCGAGTTCGCCCGCATGCATGGCGAGCATCTGCCGTTTTCCGCGAACACCCCCTATATCAACACCATCCCGGTCGAGCGTCAGGCGAAGATCCCGGGCGATCAGGACGTCGAACACCGGATCCGCTCGTACACGCGCTGGAACGCGATCGCGATGGTGCTGCGCGCCGGCAAGGACACCAACGTCGGCGGCCACATCGCCTCGTTCGCGTCGGCCGCGACGCTCTATGACGTCGGCTTCAACCATTTCTGGCACGCGCCGTCCGAAGCGCACGGCGGTGACCTCGTGTTCGTGCAGGGCCACTCGTCGCCGGGCGTCTATTCGCGCGCGTTCCTGCTCGGCCGCCTGAGCGAGGAGCAGCTCGACAACTTCCGCCAGGAAGTCGGCGGCAACGGCATCTCGTCGTATCCGCACCCGTGGCTGATGCCGGACTTCTGGCAGTTCCCGACGGTGTCGATGGGCCTCGGCCCGATTATGGCGATCTACCAGGCGCGCTTCATGAAGTACCTGGAGGCGCGCGGCATCACCAAGACCGCGGGCCGCAAGGTTTGGGCCTTCCTCGGCGACGGCGAGACCGACGAGCCGGAATCGCTCGGCGCGATCGGCATGGCGAGCCGCGAGCGGCTCGACAACCTCGTGTTCGTGATCAACTGCAACCTGCAGCGCCTGGACGGTCCGGTGCGCGGCAACGGCAAGATCATCCAGGAACTCGAATCGGAATTCCGCGGTGCCGGCTGGAACGTCATCAAGGTGATCTGGGGCAGCCGCTGGGATTCGCTGCTGGCCCGCGACAAGTCGGGCGCGCTGATGCGCCGCATGATGGAAGTCGTCGACGGCGAATACCAGACCTACAAGTCGGAGTCCGGCGCGTTCGTGCGCGAGCACTTCTTCAACACGCCGGAACTGAAGGCGATGGTCGCCGACTGGTCGGACGACGACATCTGGAACCTGAACCGCGGCGGCCATGATCCGCACAAGATCTACGCGGCGTTCCACGAGGCCAGCAACACCAAGGGCGCGCCGACCGTGATCCTCGCCAAGACGATCAAGGGCTACGGGATGGGCGAAGCCGGCCAGGCGATGAACATCACCCACCAGCAGAAGAAGCTGCCGGTGGAACAGCTCAAGCGCTTCCGCGACCAGTTCCGTCTGCCGATCAGCGACGACGTGATCGCCGACGTGCCCTACCTGAAGTTCGAGGAAGGCTCGAAGGAACTCGAGTACATGCGCGCGCACCGCCAGGCGCTCGGCGGCTACCTGCCGCAGCGCCGCCAGAAGGCGCAGTCGCTGCCGGTGCCGGCGCTCGACGCGTTCGAGCCGCTGCTCAAGGGCACGGGCGAGGGCCGCGAGATATCGACCACGATGGCGTTCGTGCGGATCCTGAACATCCTGCTGAAGGACAAGGCGCTCGGCAAGCGCGTCGTGCCGATCGTGCCGGACGAGTCGCGTACCTTCGGCATGGAAGGCCTGTTCCGCCAGATCGGCATCTGGAACCAGCAGGGCCAGAAGTACGTGCCGGAAGATTCCGACCAGCTGATGTTCTACAAGGAATCGGAAACCGGCCAGATCCTGCAGGAAGGCATCAACGAAGCGGGCGGCATGTGCGACTGGATCGCGGCGGCGACCTCGTATTCGACGCACGGCGAGATCATGGTGCCGTTCTACATCTTCTATTCGATGTTCGGCTTCCAGCGCATCGGCGACCTGGCCTGGGCGGCGGGCGACATGCGCTCGCGCGGCTTCCTGCTGGGCGGCACTGCCGGGCGTACCACGCTCAACGGTGAAGGCCTGCAGCACGAAGACGGCCACTCGCTGCTGTGGGCGGCCTCGGTGCCGAACTGCGTGAGCTACGACCCGACCTTCGGCTACGAGCTCGCCGTGATCATCCAGAACGGCCTGCAGCGCATGGTGGCCGATCAGGAGGACGTGTACTACTACGTCACGGTGATGAACGAGAACTACGAGCACCCGGCGATTCCGCAGGGTGAGCACGTGGCGGCCGACATCATCAAGGGCATGTACGTGTTCCGCAAGGCCGAGGCCGACCAGAAGGCGCCCCGCGTGCAACTGCTCGGCGCGGGCACGATCTTCAACGAAGTGATCGCCGCCGCCGACCTGCTGAAGAACGACTGGGGCGTCGCCGCCGATCTCTGGAGCGTGCCGAGCTTCACCGAGCTCGCGCGCGAGGGCCACGAGGTCGAGCGCTGGAACCTGCTGAACCCCACCGAGGAGCGCCGCCTGTCGCATGTCCAGAGGCTGCTGAAGGACACGCAGGGCCCGGTGATCGCCTCGACCGACTACGTGCGCGCGCTGGCCGACCAGATCCGCGGCCAGATCGATCGCCGTTACGTGGTGCTCGGCACCGACGGCTATGGCCGCTCGGACACGCGCAAGGCGCTGCGCCACTTCTTCGAGGTGGATCGCCACTGGGTGACCGTCGCCGCGCTGAACGCGCTGGCCGACGAAGGCACGATCGACCGCAAGGTGGTCGCCGAGGCGATCAAGAAGTACGGCCTCGATCCGTCGAAACCCAATCCGATGACGGTTTAA